The genomic interval CGCATCCAGCACGTCGGAAGCGCCGGCCAGTTGCGGAGCGATCCGCTCCAACGTTCGCGCGAACGTCCCGACGGCGGCCGAATCGGGCTTGGCCTGCGCGATCTCGCGGATGTCGCGGAAGCGGAGCGGCAGCTCCTCGCACAACTCCGCGAGCGGCAGCGCGGCGCGCCACGCACGCTCCATCACGGCGGCGTGCCGGCCGTAACGGTCGCGGCAGAACTCCGGAAGCAGCTCCTCGGGGCGCATCGCGTCGGGCGACCAGGCATTGCGGGTGAAGAACTCCATAACGAGCGGATCGCTGTGCGAGGTCTCGGGCCAGAAGACGAAGCCCTTGCACATGGGGTCGGACGCCGCGACGGGCAGCCGTTCGGCGATCAGGTCGTAATAGCCGCGGATGTCGTTCTCCCACTCGTAGGCATGGAAAATGCCGAACGTATAGGGGAAGCGGCCCACCACGCCCCAGTTCGTGAAGTCGGTGTTGCTCTGGTTCGACGGCAGGTCGGAGGTGTAGTCCAGGATGATCGTCCGCGCGGGATCGAGCTGCGAAAGGAGCCGGCCGATCTCCTCCCCCTTCCATCCGGGCAGGTAGAAGTCCCACGAGGCGATCAGCACGGGCGCCGTGGGATAGTGTTCGCGGAGTTTCGCAAGGATGCGGCGGTAGGCGTAGAGCTTCATCTCCAGATTGTCCGAACGGTCCTCGAACACCTCGCGCTCGGCAATGCCGATCGTATGGAACATCTGCGGAGAGCCGTATGCGTCGATATGCGTCTGCGTGAGTTTCCAGTAGTTGTCCAGATTGCGGTCGTCGCGGATATCCCACACGGCATTGCAGGGATCGCCCACGTAGGCGCCGCCCGACTGGGGGCAGAACGAGGGGTTCTCCGCCTCGAGGAACGCCTTCGGCGTGCAACTGTACCAATGGGTCATCGTGCCCATGTCCTCGGGATGGATCAGCTCGCGCTCGGCGGCATAGCGCAGTATGTGGCGGCGCAGCTCGCCGCGGTATTCGAGCGGCCAGGCCGTCGTGCGGTCGTAGAACGACCGTGGCTTGGCCTCGGGAAGCGGCCCGTCCGCGGGCGGATAGGGCACGACATCGGGGAAGGCCTTCTGGAAAACGTCGTCCATGCCGATACGGAGCATGAAGAGGTTCAACCGCTTCTTGAGCATCCAGTCGATCTCACGCTCCCACTCCCGGGGCCCCCAGTGCTCGGCCTGAAAGCGGCCGAGGCTGCGGTGGGCGAAGTAGCGGAGTCCGCGGTAGTAGAAATGCGGCGTTTCGCGCACGTCGAGCCCCGTCATCGGAATCGTCTCCCGCGCGGGAATCACGTCCCCGTCCCAAAAATAGCGGCATCCGGCCTGCCGCTCGAAGAAGTCATAGACGGCATAGAGCGTCGCCCGGCCGTTGCCGCCGGCCAGAAAGAGCAGGTCGCGCTCCCCGTCGCGGGCCGACACGATACGGTAGGCGTCGCTTTCGGCTCCGAGGTCGAGCGGTGCGATCAGCCGCCGCTCGACGGCATCGCGGGTGAACCGATTGACGCAGTCGGAACCGATGACGACCATCGGAACGCCCTCCGCAGGCTCCTGCACGATCTCCAGCTCACGGCCCGTGACGGCGCGGTAAAAATCCCGGAACTCGTCGGCCGCATGACGATAGACCTTCGCGGCATTCCGGGGACAGAGTATCTTCCACTCCGGCCTCTCCTGCGCCGGGAGGCAGAGCGGCAGCGAAAATGCGAGGAAAAGGGAGAGAAACAGGTTCTTCATAGGTCGTTCGGATTTTCTATTCGGGCTCAAATTTAATAAATAAATTAACAATACAATGCATTCGATCGGAAAATATTTTACCACAAATCAATACCTCGATAAATCCACGGCATGCAAAACCGAAAACCGCGGGCCGTCGCAGACGAGCGGGAAGACGAATCGGACCGCCCGAACGGCGGGCGGACGCTGCGGAAGCGGGCTTTTCGCCCGCAAGGCACAAAAAAGTAGCAGGACAAAAGGTAATTCCGCCTTTTTTCGTATCTTTGCGCTCCGGAACAAGCAATCGACACCCTATGTTTGAAAACTTAACCGACAAACTCGAACGGTCATTCAAAATACTCAAGGGCGAGGGCCGCATCACGGAGATCAACGTCGCGGAGACGCTCAAGGAGATCCGCCGCGCGCTCATCGACGCCGACGTCAATTACAAGGTCGCCAAGACCTTCACCGACGAGGTGAAGCAGAAGGCGCTGGGCCAGGACGTGCTCAAGGCCGTCAAGCCGGGCCAGATGATGACCAAGATCGTGCGCGACTCGCTGGCCGAACTCATGGGCGGCACGGCCTCGGACATCCGGCTCGACGGCACGCCGGCCGTGGTGCTCATCGCGGGTCTGCAAGGTTCCGGCAAGACGACCTTCTCGGGCAAACTGGCTTCGTTCATCAAAAGCAGGAAGGGCCGGCAGGTGCTGCTGGTGGCCGGCGACATCTACCGCCCGGCGGCCATCGACCAGCTCAAGGTGCTCGGCAGCCAGATCGGCGTGGAGGTCTATACCGAGGAGGGCAACCGCAATCCGGTGGAGATCGCCGAGAATGCGATCCGTTACGCCCGGCAGAAGGCCTTCAACGTCGTAATCGTCGATACGGCGGGCCGTCTGGCCGTGGACGAGGCGATGATGCAGGAGATCACGGCCATCAAGGCCGCGGTGAAACCCTCGGAGACGCTCTTCGTCGTGGATGCCATGACGGGTCAGGACGCCGTGAACACGGCCCGGGAGTTCAACGACCGGCTCGATTTCGACGGCGTGGTGCTCACCAAGCTCGACGGCGACACGCGCGGCGGTGCGGCGATCTCGATCCGTTCGGTGGTGGACAAACCGCTCAAATTCATATCCAACGGCGAGAAGATGGACGCCCTGCAGGTGTTCCACCCGGAACGCATGGCCGACCGTATCCTCGGCATGGGCGACGTCGTGTCGCTCGTGGAACGCGCCCAGGAGCAGTTCGACGAGGAGGAGGCCCGCCGCCTGAAGAAGAAACTCGTCAAGAACCAGTTCAATTTCAACGATTTCATCGCCCAGATACAGCAGATCAAGAAGATGGGCAACCTGAAGGACCTCGCCTCGATGATCCCCGGCATGGGCAAGATGCTCAAGAACGTGGACATTCCGGACGACGTCTTCAAACAGACCGAGGCGATCATCTCGTCGATGACCCCCGCCGAACGCGAACACCCCGAGATCATCAACGCACGGCGGCGGGAGCGCATCGCCAAAGGCTCCGGGACGACGATGGCCGACGTGAACCGACTGATGAAGCAGTTCGAGGACACGCGCAAGATGATGAAGGCCGTGGCGGGCGGCAACATGAAGATGCCCAGAATACCGGGCCGGCGATAGCACCCGGCCCGACGCACGAATCCCACATTCCGGAAATGTGGGATTTATTGTGTGCGCTCCGCGGCGAATCTTCACGGATTCTTCACACCGCCTCGCGGAGGAAATGCGTACATTTGCAGCGACGGAAACAGAGACACTCCTTATTAACCAATTTTATAACCATGCAAAAATTCTGTTTTTGGAAACGGACGCTCCTCGCGGCTGTCATGCTGACGCTGGGAGCGGGTCTGGGTTCGTGTTCGGACGACGACACGAACGACGACACCACGATCCCGGAGATCGAGGTGACGCAATCGCTGCTCTTCGACTGCGCCGAGACGCAGACCAAAGAGCTCGAAATCAAACTCAACGGCAAGATCGACTGGAAGATCGAAACCAACGCCGACTGGATCGAAACCGCCCCCGCGAGCGGCAAGGGTTCGGCGACGGTGAAAGTGACCGTTCCCGCCAACGAAACGTCGCGCACGGGTGTCATCACGGTAACGGCCACGGGGTACATGGGCATCACCGACGAGGGCAAATGCACCGTGAAGCAGACCCCGGGCGGCGTGGACGAAGGCCCTGAGACGAACGTGGCCGAAATCCGCAGCCTCGTGCTGGAGAACGAGCCGGGCGGCGACGAAACCGACCTGTCCGACGAAATCCGGGCCAAGAGCCTGCAAGGTATCGTCGTATCGGACAAGGGGGGGGGAAACCAGCAGCCCTTCATCGTCAATATCGCCGATGACACGCAGGAGGGCGGAGCAGGCGTAGCACTGGAAATCAGCCAGAGCAACAACACCTTCGAGCCGGGCGACGTGATCGCGGTTTCGCTCTCGGACGCCACGGCGCAGCTCTTCAACGGTCTGCTCCAGATTTCGACCCACAACAAACCGGAGCTCGTCGAGCGCATCGAACCGCTCGATCCGGTAGTCATCACGGCCGACAAGATCGGAGCGTACGAATCGCAGTACGTGAAGATCGAGCACACGCAGCCCGAGGCAAGCGAATCGGGCACGTGGAACAGTTCGAGCAACAAGGGCAACGTCTCGATGGAGACCCTCGACGGCCAGTCGTATAAAATCCGCACCATACAGAACGCTTCGTTCGCCTCGGAACCCATTCCGACCGACAAAAGCGGCTCGATCGCCGGTATCGCCGGCATCTACAACACCACGTTGCAGCTCTCGCCCCGCAACATCGACGACATCCAGCTCACCGAAGAGCGTTTCACTGTGACGGGCTCCGACGCCACGCTCGAAGAGGTGCTCGCCGCCGAACCCGGATCGACCTTCTCGGTGAAAGAGGCCACGGTCATCGGCCACAACGAGCAGGGCGTGCTGCTCCAGCAGGGCGACGCCCGCATGTACGCGTTCAAGGGCGCGGCTCACGGGCTGGAGGACGGCGACATCGTGACCGTGACGGGCAAAACCGAAAGCCGCAACGGCCTGTTGCAGTTCGGCAAGGGCTGCTCGTTCGACAAGACGGGCCACGACGACAACCCGGCCCGACCCGAACCCGCCGTCTTCTCGGCAGCCGAAATCGAAGCCTACATGGATGCTCCCGAGGTGAAATACGTGACCTATACGGGCGTGGTGCTCGTGTCGGGCAACTACACCAACGTCGAAATCGAGGGGACCTCGGTCCAGGGAAGCCTCGACTACATGAGCGAAGACTTCAAAAAGAAATACAACAACCACGAGGTCGAGATCACCGGCTGGCTCTTCGGCTCCTACAAGAGCTACATGTACACCATCCCGGCAGAGGTCGAAGACCTGGGCGAATACGAGGAGGTGGTTCCCGAAGGGGCCATCTATTACAGCACGTTCGACAAGGAACTGGCCTCGCAGACCTACGGAACCGGTTCGTCGTGGCCCTACCTCGACCAGTTCGACGGATGGATCAACCACAAGGGTTCGGGCGCAAACGACGTGACCTACGACTTTAAGAGCATGTCGGTACGCGCCAACCAGTCCTCGAAGGGCGACCTTTCGCTCTACGACGGTTCGGGCAAGAACAACATCTTCTTCAGCACCGCACCCAACCATTTCACGATCGAAAAGATCGCCGTGACGGACCGCAACCTGCAGCTCTCGTTCGGCGCGCAGCGGTATGCGCAGGGCGCGTCCAACGCCTTCCTCAAATCCAACTTCGAGGTGCGCGTCTCGCAGGACGGCCAGACTTGGTCGCAGGCGCTCGAATACGACTTCGACGTGGCCGACGATCCGGGCCAGTGGCGTCTGGCCAAGGCCGACTTCACGCTGCCCGAAGGCGTATCGACGCTCTATATCAAATTCGTGGCCGTCACCAGCAGCGTGAACCGCATCGACGACGTGCTGCTCAAAGCCGGCAACGGCGGCCAGCAGATCGTTTTCGGCGGCAGCGAGGAGATCGAAAAATCCACGATCGCCGACGTGCTCGCCGCACCGACCGACAAGAAATACGCCATCGAGGGACAGGTGATCGCCACGCACACCAAAGGGTTCCTCGTAAAGGACGCCACGGGCACGATCCTCGTCTTCAAGAAGAACCACGGCACCGAAATCGGCGACAAGGTGGCCGTTACGGGCCCGACGACCGAATACGGCGGCATGAAGCAGTTCGACGAGACGAGCGAAATCGAGACGCTCGGCAAGGGCTCGTTCACGCAGCCCGCGCCCGATAAGTACTCGGCATCCGATTTCGACGCCTATGTGAAGAATCCCGCAATCCGGTACGTGGAGTACGTGGGTACGCTGACCTCCTACCGCGACGAAATCTACCAGATGCACTACAACGTGCTGGTAGATGGAACCGCCGTGCAGGGTTCGGTGCTCTACCCCAACGGCGACCTCAACGTGGAGGCGCTCGTGGACCGCGAAGTGAAGGTGACGGGATACGCCATCGGCGTCTCGGGATCGACGACCAAATACCTCAACACGATGACCGTATCGCTCGAAGCCACCGAACAGGAGACCATGCCCGACGAGAGTACGGCGCTGACGGTCAGGGAACTCAACGAGAAGCTCGCCTCGGCGACCGCAGGCGACAAGCTGAAAGACCTGGTGGCCGTAAAGGGTTACGTGGCGGCCAACAACGAGGGCGGCAACCTCTATCAGGTGATCTCGCTGGTGGACAACACGGGCGAAGCCAAGAGCGGCATCATCATCAAGGGAGAGGACCACACGGAAAAGACGCTGCCCGTGGGCACGAAGGTCGTGGTCAGCCTCCGGTATGCCGAATACGACAATTACCAGGGACTTCCGCAGTTGCTGAAGGCCACGGTATTCGCAACGGAGGAGAAGGCCGAAATGAAGGTCCCGGAGATCACCGACGCGGAAGCCGCCGATTACCTCGGCCAATACGTGACGGTGAAGAACCTGACGCCCGCCAAAGACGCTAAGACGTGGGTGGTGGACGGCAAGACCACGACGACCGACTTCACGGGCGAAACCGGCGAGACGATTCCCGCCCGCGTAACCCGCTACGCGGAGTTTGCAGACGAGAAGATCGCCCAGAAGACGGCGAACCTGACCGGCGTGATGGAGGTATATAAAGGAACCTACCAGCTCTATCCGACCAGCCGTGAGGACGTAGCCGGGTTCAGCGAGAAATAGCCCCGCACCGGGCGTACCGGGGAATGCCCCGCACGTCCGCCGAGTTCCGGCGGCCGTATGCAGCTACGAAGCTCATACGGCCGCTTTTTCATGCCCGGACGGTCGCCGGCGCCGCAATTTGTGCGGGCGAACGGGCAAATTATCCCCCGAAGCGTTTGCAGGGCTTTTATTTTATCGCTACCTTTGTCCGAATCATATCCCGAACAGCCCCATGCACAAATCCGGCTTCGTAAATATCATCGGCAACCCCAACGTCGGGAAATCGACGCTGATGAACGCCCTCGTCGGCGAACGGCTCTCGATCATCACCTCCAAGGCGCAGACCACGCGCCACCGCATCATGGGCATCGTCTCGGGCGACGACTTCCAGATCGTCTATTCCGACACGCCGGGCATCCTCAAACCCACGTACAAATTGCAGGAGTCGATGATGAAGTTCGTCACGGGCGCGCTGACCGACGCCGACGTGATACTCTACGTCACCGACACCGTCGAGCAGAGCGAACGCGCGGCCGGGATCATCGACCGCATCAACCGCAGCGGCATCCCGACGATCGTGGTCATCAACAAGATCGACCTCTCGACGCCTGCGGCGCTCGACGCGCTGGTCGGGAAATGGCAGGCGGAAATTCCCGCGGCGCGGATCGTGCCGGTATCGGCCAGGGAGGGCTTCAACGTCGAGGGCGTGTTCCGGACGATTCTCGACCTGCTGCCCGAAGGCCCGGCCTTCTACCCCAAAGACACGCTCACGGACAAGACGCTGCGGTTCTTCGCCTCGGAAATCATCCGCGAAAAGATCCTGCGCTTCTACGACAAGGAGATACCCTACTGCTGCCAGATCGAAATCGAAAGCTACCGCGAGGAGCCGGCGATCGACCGCATCGCGGCGACGATCTACGTCTCGCGCGAGTCGCAAAAAGGCATCCTGATCGGCCACAAGGGCGAAAAGCTCAAGCGTGTCGGGCAGGCCGCGCGCGAGGACATGGAGCAGTTCCTCCAGAAGAAAGTGTTCCTGCAACTCTTCGTCAAGGTCAGCGAGGACTGGCGCAACGACGACCGCCAGCTGCGGCGCTTCGGTTACGAGCTGGAATAATAAACGAACAGAAAAGCACGTTTGGGAAGCAGCATGAGCGAAAAATTGCGGAAACTCGTCGTCGGAATCCTCCTTGCGTGGGCGCTGCTGTGCGGTGTCCGGGCGCAGGCACAGTACAACCGGGAGTATTTCTTCTGGGTCGGGCGGTCGTGCATGATGAACAACGACTACCAGGAGGCCATACGCACGCTCAACACGCTGCTGCGCTTCGACGAAAAGGCCTACGAAGGCTATTTCCTGCGCGGCATCGCCAAATACAACCTCGACGACCTGCTGGGCGCCGAGGCCGACTTCTCCACGGCGATCCGCCTCAACCCGGTCTATACGCAGGCCTACACCTACCGCGCCATCACGCGCTCGCGGCTGGGGAACTACGACGACGCCCTGCAGGATTTCCGCGAGGCGATCGAGCTGCGGCCCGACCTGCCGGGCCCCTACTACAGCCGCGGCGTCACGCGGCTGCTCAATCAGCAGTTCCGCGAGGCGATCGACGACTTCGACATGTTCATCCGGCAGGAGACCAAGGTGGCCGACGCCTACATCTGCCGGGGCCTGAGCTACCTCCACCTCAAAGACACCACGCGCGCCTACGACAACTTCAACCTGGCGATCCGCACCAACCGCGAAGACCCCAACGGCTACAACCGCCGGGGCGGGCTCCATCTGGAGCAGGAGCAGTACGAAGAGGCCGAGGCGGACTTCAACAAGGCCATCCGGTGCGATTCGAACTACCTGCTCTCCTACTTCAACCGCGCGCTGGTCTATAACGCGACCAACCGTCCGATGCAGGCCCTCGCCGACTTCGACAAGGTGATCCGGCTCGATTCGACCAACTCGCTGACCTACTTCAACCGCGCCATGCTGCGCACGCAGATCGGCGACTACAACCGCGCGCTGGAGGATTACGACCGCGTGGCGCTCTACTCGCCCAACAACGTGCTGGTTTACTACAACCGGGCGGGGGTTTACGCCCAACTGGGCGAGCTGGAGAAGGCCGTCGCGGACTACACCTCGGCCATCGACCTCTACCCCGACTTCGCCAACGCCTACATCTACCGCGGACGGCTGCGCGAGGTGCTGCGCGACCCGAAAGGGGCCAAGCGGGACCTGGAAACGGCGCAGCGCAAGATCGCCGAATACCGCTCGCGGCTGAGCGACAGCACCTACTCGATCTACGCCGACACGACGCAGCGCTTCGACCGCCTGCTGTCGTTCGACAGCAAGTTCGCGGGAGGCAGCTTCGACCGCATCACGGGCCACAACGGCGGACGCGAGGAGATGCGCCTGCTGCCGCTGTTCAAGTTCACGCTCATGCGGCCCGACACGGCGGCCGCGCCGAACCCCTACCGCTTGCAGCGCGTGGAGGATTTCCTCGCCCGCGTCGGCGACGACCTGCTCACGCTCTCGTGCCGCGAAAGCAACATCGCCCCCGACTCGCTGCTGGCCATCGACCGCCGGCGCGCCGAGGAGCTCAAAGCGGGCGACGCATCGTGGATCACCCAGTTCGAACGGGGCGTGTCGCAGGCGCTCATCAAGCAGTACACCAACTCGGTGAACACCTACACGGCGGCCATCGACCGCAACCCGTCGAATCCGTTCCTCTACTTCAACCGTTCGACCACGCGGGCCGAAATGATCGACTTCATCTCCTCGATCGACAACTCCTACCAGCGGATCACGATCGACTCCGACCCGGCGAACCGGCTCAACAACAACTCCAAACGCACGTACAGCTACGACGAGGCGGTGGCCGACCTGAACAAGGCGCTCAAGCTCTTCCCCGACTTCGCCCACGCCTACTACAACCGGGCCAATCTGCAAGCGCTCTCGGGACGGCTTCCCGAAGCGTTCGAGGACTACACGAAGGCCATCGGGCTGAACCCCTCGTTCGCCGAGGCATACTACAACCGCGGCATCGTCCAGATCTTCATGAAGGACACGCGCAAGGGCTGCCTCGACCTCTCGAAGGCCGGCGAGCTGGGCATCACGGAGGCCTACGAGGTGCTGAAACGCTATGCGCAAACCCAGGACTAATCCAACAACGATAACTTTATGACAGAAACGATCCAACGAAAAATCAACGACTCGGCATTCGCGCGGTGGACGGCGCTGGTGCTGATCGCCTCGACGATGTTCTTCGGATACATGTTCGTCGATGTGCTCTCTCCGCTGAAAAACCTGCTCGAAACCTCGCGGGGCTGGAATTCGACGGTATTCGGACTCTACGGAGGCTCGGAATTCATTCTCAACGTGTGCGGATTCCTCATCGTGGCGGGCATCATCCTCGACAAGATGGGCGTGCGCTTCACGGGGCTGCTCTCGGCCTCGCTGATGGTGGCCGGAGCCGCCGTCAAGACCTACGGCATCAGCGAATACTTCTGTCAGGGAGGATTCGGATTCGAGTTCTTCAGCTCGTTTCTCACGGACATTCCGGCCAGCG from Alistipes dispar carries:
- a CDS encoding alpha-N-acetylglucosaminidase TIM-barrel domain-containing protein: MKNLFLSLFLAFSLPLCLPAQERPEWKILCPRNAAKVYRHAADEFRDFYRAVTGRELEIVQEPAEGVPMVVIGSDCVNRFTRDAVERRLIAPLDLGAESDAYRIVSARDGERDLLFLAGGNGRATLYAVYDFFERQAGCRYFWDGDVIPARETIPMTGLDVRETPHFYYRGLRYFAHRSLGRFQAEHWGPREWEREIDWMLKKRLNLFMLRIGMDDVFQKAFPDVVPYPPADGPLPEAKPRSFYDRTTAWPLEYRGELRRHILRYAAERELIHPEDMGTMTHWYSCTPKAFLEAENPSFCPQSGGAYVGDPCNAVWDIRDDRNLDNYWKLTQTHIDAYGSPQMFHTIGIAEREVFEDRSDNLEMKLYAYRRILAKLREHYPTAPVLIASWDFYLPGWKGEEIGRLLSQLDPARTIILDYTSDLPSNQSNTDFTNWGVVGRFPYTFGIFHAYEWENDIRGYYDLIAERLPVAASDPMCKGFVFWPETSHSDPLVMEFFTRNAWSPDAMRPEELLPEFCRDRYGRHAAVMERAWRAALPLAELCEELPLRFRDIREIAQAKPDSAAVGTFARTLERIAPQLAGASDVLDALAAMPYGRGDAFVDRDAIDLARTVVSRLFTVRYYRYLIAQQAWERGDVTAAEVRRAGSEARMLLAALRDVLALHDDYSMLSSLRRIEEVRAPINPAFEQALKGNAENSYCRTYISELFDYYYLPEFDLYMKEIDRELKSRERVLTYDSVRMEMQPIVDAFYARPLGEMTPRNPRPRTEAEFRRQMETLAARLRRM
- the ffh gene encoding signal recognition particle protein → MFENLTDKLERSFKILKGEGRITEINVAETLKEIRRALIDADVNYKVAKTFTDEVKQKALGQDVLKAVKPGQMMTKIVRDSLAELMGGTASDIRLDGTPAVVLIAGLQGSGKTTFSGKLASFIKSRKGRQVLLVAGDIYRPAAIDQLKVLGSQIGVEVYTEEGNRNPVEIAENAIRYARQKAFNVVIVDTAGRLAVDEAMMQEITAIKAAVKPSETLFVVDAMTGQDAVNTAREFNDRLDFDGVVLTKLDGDTRGGAAISIRSVVDKPLKFISNGEKMDALQVFHPERMADRILGMGDVVSLVERAQEQFDEEEARRLKKKLVKNQFNFNDFIAQIQQIKKMGNLKDLASMIPGMGKMLKNVDIPDDVFKQTEAIISSMTPAEREHPEIINARRRERIAKGSGTTMADVNRLMKQFEDTRKMMKAVAGGNMKMPRIPGRR
- a CDS encoding DUF5689 domain-containing protein: MQKFCFWKRTLLAAVMLTLGAGLGSCSDDDTNDDTTIPEIEVTQSLLFDCAETQTKELEIKLNGKIDWKIETNADWIETAPASGKGSATVKVTVPANETSRTGVITVTATGYMGITDEGKCTVKQTPGGVDEGPETNVAEIRSLVLENEPGGDETDLSDEIRAKSLQGIVVSDKGGGNQQPFIVNIADDTQEGGAGVALEISQSNNTFEPGDVIAVSLSDATAQLFNGLLQISTHNKPELVERIEPLDPVVITADKIGAYESQYVKIEHTQPEASESGTWNSSSNKGNVSMETLDGQSYKIRTIQNASFASEPIPTDKSGSIAGIAGIYNTTLQLSPRNIDDIQLTEERFTVTGSDATLEEVLAAEPGSTFSVKEATVIGHNEQGVLLQQGDARMYAFKGAAHGLEDGDIVTVTGKTESRNGLLQFGKGCSFDKTGHDDNPARPEPAVFSAAEIEAYMDAPEVKYVTYTGVVLVSGNYTNVEIEGTSVQGSLDYMSEDFKKKYNNHEVEITGWLFGSYKSYMYTIPAEVEDLGEYEEVVPEGAIYYSTFDKELASQTYGTGSSWPYLDQFDGWINHKGSGANDVTYDFKSMSVRANQSSKGDLSLYDGSGKNNIFFSTAPNHFTIEKIAVTDRNLQLSFGAQRYAQGASNAFLKSNFEVRVSQDGQTWSQALEYDFDVADDPGQWRLAKADFTLPEGVSTLYIKFVAVTSSVNRIDDVLLKAGNGGQQIVFGGSEEIEKSTIADVLAAPTDKKYAIEGQVIATHTKGFLVKDATGTILVFKKNHGTEIGDKVAVTGPTTEYGGMKQFDETSEIETLGKGSFTQPAPDKYSASDFDAYVKNPAIRYVEYVGTLTSYRDEIYQMHYNVLVDGTAVQGSVLYPNGDLNVEALVDREVKVTGYAIGVSGSTTKYLNTMTVSLEATEQETMPDESTALTVRELNEKLASATAGDKLKDLVAVKGYVAANNEGGNLYQVISLVDNTGEAKSGIIIKGEDHTEKTLPVGTKVVVSLRYAEYDNYQGLPQLLKATVFATEEKAEMKVPEITDAEAADYLGQYVTVKNLTPAKDAKTWVVDGKTTTTDFTGETGETIPARVTRYAEFADEKIAQKTANLTGVMEVYKGTYQLYPTSREDVAGFSEK
- the era gene encoding GTPase Era; the encoded protein is MHKSGFVNIIGNPNVGKSTLMNALVGERLSIITSKAQTTRHRIMGIVSGDDFQIVYSDTPGILKPTYKLQESMMKFVTGALTDADVILYVTDTVEQSERAAGIIDRINRSGIPTIVVINKIDLSTPAALDALVGKWQAEIPAARIVPVSAREGFNVEGVFRTILDLLPEGPAFYPKDTLTDKTLRFFASEIIREKILRFYDKEIPYCCQIEIESYREEPAIDRIAATIYVSRESQKGILIGHKGEKLKRVGQAAREDMEQFLQKKVFLQLFVKVSEDWRNDDRQLRRFGYELE
- a CDS encoding tetratricopeptide repeat protein, which translates into the protein MSEKLRKLVVGILLAWALLCGVRAQAQYNREYFFWVGRSCMMNNDYQEAIRTLNTLLRFDEKAYEGYFLRGIAKYNLDDLLGAEADFSTAIRLNPVYTQAYTYRAITRSRLGNYDDALQDFREAIELRPDLPGPYYSRGVTRLLNQQFREAIDDFDMFIRQETKVADAYICRGLSYLHLKDTTRAYDNFNLAIRTNREDPNGYNRRGGLHLEQEQYEEAEADFNKAIRCDSNYLLSYFNRALVYNATNRPMQALADFDKVIRLDSTNSLTYFNRAMLRTQIGDYNRALEDYDRVALYSPNNVLVYYNRAGVYAQLGELEKAVADYTSAIDLYPDFANAYIYRGRLREVLRDPKGAKRDLETAQRKIAEYRSRLSDSTYSIYADTTQRFDRLLSFDSKFAGGSFDRITGHNGGREEMRLLPLFKFTLMRPDTAAAPNPYRLQRVEDFLARVGDDLLTLSCRESNIAPDSLLAIDRRRAEELKAGDASWITQFERGVSQALIKQYTNSVNTYTAAIDRNPSNPFLYFNRSTTRAEMIDFISSIDNSYQRITIDSDPANRLNNNSKRTYSYDEAVADLNKALKLFPDFAHAYYNRANLQALSGRLPEAFEDYTKAIGLNPSFAEAYYNRGIVQIFMKDTRKGCLDLSKAGELGITEAYEVLKRYAQTQD